Proteins co-encoded in one Kutzneria chonburiensis genomic window:
- a CDS encoding ROK family glucokinase, protein MDVGGTSVRAGVVDPQGAVLDTTRAPTPSGGAPLEDAIACAVEELRARHTVSAVGLAVAGFVTEDRMSVRFAPHLAWRDSPVAKAMTQRLGLPVVLEHDANAAALAEHRFGAARGAKVAVMVALGTGIGGALLIDGEVFRGAYGVAPELGHLRVVPNGRKCPCGKKGCWERYCSGTALSATAVELMAKHPGASTVLAREAAGDPQRVTGRKVSGAARDGDPIAQRALAELAKWLGEGLALVADVYDPEVVVIGGGVSESAPLFLDDAREHYAAIVTGSGYRPLARIRTAQLGDDAGIVGAATLARELLKKR, encoded by the coding sequence ATCGACGTCGGCGGGACCAGTGTTCGGGCAGGCGTCGTGGATCCGCAGGGCGCCGTGCTCGACACGACGCGCGCGCCGACGCCCAGCGGCGGCGCGCCGCTCGAGGACGCGATCGCCTGCGCCGTCGAGGAACTGCGCGCACGGCACACCGTCTCCGCCGTAGGCCTGGCCGTCGCCGGCTTCGTCACTGAGGACCGCATGTCCGTGCGGTTCGCGCCGCACCTGGCCTGGCGCGACTCGCCCGTAGCCAAGGCCATGACGCAGCGCCTCGGGCTGCCCGTGGTGCTGGAGCACGACGCCAACGCCGCCGCGCTGGCCGAGCACCGCTTCGGCGCGGCGCGAGGGGCCAAGGTCGCCGTCATGGTCGCCCTCGGCACGGGCATCGGTGGCGCGCTGCTGATCGACGGCGAGGTTTTCCGTGGCGCCTACGGCGTCGCACCGGAACTCGGGCACCTGCGTGTCGTGCCGAACGGGCGGAAGTGCCCGTGTGGCAAGAAGGGCTGCTGGGAGCGCTACTGCAGCGGCACGGCTTTAAGCGCCACCGCCGTCGAGCTGATGGCCAAGCACCCCGGCGCGTCGACCGTGCTGGCCCGTGAGGCCGCCGGCGATCCGCAGCGGGTCACCGGCCGCAAGGTCTCCGGCGCCGCCCGCGACGGCGACCCCATCGCCCAGCGCGCCTTGGCCGAGTTGGCCAAGTGGCTGGGGGAGGGGCTCGCGCTGGTCGCCGACGTCTACGACCCCGAGGTCGTCGTGATCGGCGGCGGCGTGTCCGAGTCGGCCCCGCTGTTCCTGGACGACGCCCGCGAGCACTACGCCGCCATCGTCACCGGCTCCGGCTACCGGCCGCTGGCCCGTATCCGCACCGCCCAGCTCGGCGACGACGCCGGCATCGTCGGCGCCGCCACCCTGGCCCGCGAGCTCCTCAAGAAGCGCTGA
- a CDS encoding ArsA family ATPase → MRVLLFTGKGGVGKTTLAAATAAATVAAGRKALVVSTDPAHSLADAFGHELGPRPSELDTGLFGAQIDTRRLVDGAWEEMRGHLRTLLSGAGIDELAAEELTALPGVEELLALAEVHRLATTGPWDAVIVDCGPTAETLRLLALPEAVGNYLERLFPTHRRVVRGLLAGVAGSAAPARWDAAADAIGRLAEHLEAVRSLLVDQERTSVRLVLTPERVVAAETRRTLTALALQGIRVDGLVANRLLPDAGTSKGAAANWLRTRRTEQETVLAELRAAEIPVQTVGYRACEPVGVPALLELAGELYPDGDPLAVSTASTEPLLSVSASETGYRLRVSFPLDVDADLDLARVDDELAITVDGRRRLVALPAALRRCEVTGAEIVTGGLLVDFEPDPRLWMR, encoded by the coding sequence GTGCGGGTCCTGCTGTTCACCGGCAAGGGCGGGGTCGGCAAGACCACCCTTGCCGCGGCCACGGCCGCCGCGACGGTGGCGGCCGGCCGCAAGGCGCTGGTGGTGTCCACCGACCCGGCGCACTCGCTGGCCGACGCCTTCGGGCACGAGCTGGGCCCGCGTCCGTCCGAACTGGACACGGGCCTGTTCGGCGCGCAGATCGACACCCGGCGGCTGGTCGACGGCGCGTGGGAGGAGATGCGTGGCCACCTGCGCACCCTGCTGTCCGGCGCGGGCATCGACGAGCTGGCGGCCGAGGAGCTGACGGCGCTGCCGGGCGTCGAGGAGCTGCTGGCGCTGGCCGAGGTGCACCGCCTGGCCACCACCGGCCCGTGGGACGCGGTGATCGTCGACTGTGGACCGACGGCCGAGACGCTGCGCCTGCTGGCGCTGCCGGAGGCGGTCGGCAACTACCTGGAGCGCCTGTTCCCGACGCACCGCCGCGTGGTGCGCGGCCTGCTCGCGGGGGTCGCGGGCAGCGCGGCGCCGGCCCGTTGGGACGCGGCGGCGGATGCGATCGGACGGCTCGCGGAGCACCTGGAGGCGGTGCGCTCGCTGCTCGTGGACCAGGAGCGGACCAGTGTCCGACTGGTGCTCACGCCGGAACGTGTCGTCGCCGCCGAGACCCGCCGCACGCTGACAGCCCTTGCGCTGCAAGGGATTCGCGTTGACGGCCTGGTGGCCAACCGACTCCTGCCCGACGCCGGCACGAGCAAGGGCGCGGCGGCGAACTGGCTTCGCACGCGCCGGACCGAACAGGAAACCGTGCTGGCGGAGCTGCGTGCGGCCGAGATTCCGGTGCAGACGGTCGGCTACCGGGCGTGCGAGCCGGTGGGCGTGCCGGCGCTGCTCGAACTGGCCGGCGAGCTCTACCCCGACGGCGACCCGCTGGCCGTGTCGACGGCCTCGACGGAGCCGCTGCTGTCGGTCAGTGCTTCGGAGACGGGCTACCGCCTGCGGGTGTCGTTCCCGCTGGACGTCGACGCCGACCTGGACCTGGCCCGCGTCGACGACGAGCTGGCCATCACGGTCGACGGCCGGCGGCGGCTGGTCGCGCTGCCGGCGGCGCTGCGCCGCTGCGAGGTGACCGGGGCCGAGATCGTCACCGGTGGGCTGCTCGTGGACTTCGAGCCCGATCCAAGGCTGTGGATGCGATGA
- a CDS encoding polyketide cyclase / dehydrase and lipid transport — protein sequence MPAVDVVDETFLVVPPAALAAVFSDRSNWSRFWPDLRLSVYVDRGDAGIRWTVQGALTGTMEVWLEPMLDGTLLHYFLRADPPTPYKRLKDRLAAIRTRQVAAKAIAIDLKLELEGGRPPGVAP from the coding sequence ATGCCCGCGGTTGACGTAGTCGACGAGACCTTCCTCGTCGTGCCCCCGGCGGCGCTCGCCGCCGTCTTCTCCGACCGCTCCAACTGGTCGCGTTTCTGGCCTGACCTGCGGCTTTCAGTTTACGTCGACCGTGGCGACGCCGGCATCCGCTGGACCGTGCAGGGCGCGCTCACCGGCACCATGGAGGTCTGGCTCGAGCCCATGCTCGACGGCACCCTGCTGCACTACTTCCTCCGCGCCGACCCGCCAACCCCGTACAAGCGGCTGAAGGACCGCCTTGCCGCCATCCGCACCAGGCAGGTCGCCGCCAAGGCCATCGCCATTGACCTCAAGCTGGAGCTGGAAGGCGGCCGCCCACCCGGCGTCGCCCCCTGA
- a CDS encoding metallophosphoesterase family protein: MRVHVVSDVHGNAEALARACVGADALIVLGDLLDFVDYHDHGSGIMGAVFGAEKVAEFAKYRRGPRTPESIAFVRGMWAQLGSDAAAVVREAIRDQYKNLFAAMTVPTYATPGNVDAPDLWREFASDGVHILDGQTADIGGLKAAFIGGALLPDDAVLRNNGVWRPYLRYEREFAAAVEGLPDDIDLLCTHVPPARPELTYDVVARRPELGSTSLLGLIHRVRPRWSMFGHVHQPLARRMRVGRTECVNVGHFQRTGTPYVLRF, from the coding sequence GTGCGGGTTCACGTGGTGTCGGACGTCCATGGCAATGCCGAGGCCCTGGCCCGGGCCTGCGTCGGCGCGGATGCCCTGATCGTGCTGGGCGACCTGCTGGACTTCGTGGACTACCACGACCACGGCTCGGGGATCATGGGCGCGGTCTTCGGGGCGGAGAAGGTGGCGGAGTTCGCCAAGTATCGGCGCGGGCCGCGTACGCCGGAGTCGATCGCGTTCGTCCGGGGCATGTGGGCGCAGCTGGGCTCGGACGCGGCGGCGGTGGTCCGTGAGGCGATCCGCGACCAGTACAAGAACCTGTTCGCGGCGATGACCGTCCCGACCTACGCGACGCCGGGCAACGTGGACGCGCCTGATCTGTGGCGGGAGTTCGCCAGCGACGGCGTCCACATCCTGGACGGTCAGACGGCGGACATCGGCGGCCTGAAGGCGGCGTTCATCGGCGGGGCGCTGCTGCCGGACGACGCGGTGCTGCGCAACAACGGGGTCTGGCGTCCCTATCTGCGCTACGAGCGGGAGTTCGCGGCGGCGGTGGAGGGCCTGCCGGACGACATCGACCTGCTCTGCACGCACGTCCCACCGGCCCGGCCGGAGCTGACCTACGACGTGGTGGCCCGCCGCCCGGAGCTGGGATCGACGAGTCTGCTGGGCCTGATCCACCGCGTGCGGCCCCGCTGGTCGATGTTCGGTCACGTGCACCAGCCGCTGGCCCGGCGCATGCGGGTGGGTCGCACGGAGTGCGTGAACGTCGGCCACTTCCAGCGGACGGGCACGCCGTACGTGCTGCGGTTCTGA
- a CDS encoding glycosyltransferase family 4 protein, with product MRRTLLVTNDFPPRPGGIQYYLHALATALGGDLVVYAPAWPGAEAFDARQPFPVVRHPESLLLPTPDAQRRLTAVARGERCDAVWFGAAAPLALLGPHLPVDRIVASSHGHEVGWAMLPAARQALRRIGDTADVVTFVSRFTRSRVAPAFGPRAALEHLPAGVDINVFKPDTAAREFIRARHGLSDRPVIVCVSRLVRRKGQDDLIRAMPRIRERVPDAMLLLVGDGPDGGRLSTLADAVGRSVVFVGEVHAEELPAYYAAGDVFAMPCRTLARGLDVEGLGLVFLEAAAAGLPVIAGNAGGAPETVREGITGHAVSRGDLASTLSDLLLNRDLAMKMGAAGREWMASSWRWDDRATKLSALIDGRRPPTP from the coding sequence GTGCGCAGGACGTTGCTGGTGACGAACGACTTCCCGCCGCGCCCCGGCGGTATCCAGTACTACCTGCACGCGCTGGCCACCGCGCTGGGCGGCGACCTGGTGGTCTACGCCCCGGCGTGGCCGGGTGCCGAGGCGTTCGACGCCCGGCAGCCGTTCCCCGTGGTGCGTCACCCCGAGTCGTTGCTACTGCCCACCCCGGATGCCCAGCGCCGTCTGACCGCCGTGGCCCGGGGCGAGCGCTGCGATGCCGTGTGGTTCGGCGCCGCCGCGCCGCTAGCGTTGCTAGGTCCGCATCTGCCGGTCGATCGCATCGTCGCCAGCTCGCACGGCCATGAGGTCGGCTGGGCCATGCTGCCCGCCGCTCGGCAGGCCTTGCGGCGCATCGGCGACACCGCCGACGTCGTCACCTTCGTCAGCCGCTTCACGCGCTCTCGTGTCGCCCCCGCCTTCGGCCCTCGGGCCGCTTTGGAGCATCTGCCGGCGGGCGTCGACATCAACGTCTTCAAGCCCGACACCGCCGCCCGTGAGTTCATCCGCGCCCGGCACGGCCTCTCCGACCGTCCAGTGATCGTGTGCGTCTCGCGGCTCGTCCGCAGGAAGGGCCAGGACGACTTGATCCGGGCCATGCCGCGCATCCGTGAGCGCGTCCCCGACGCCATGCTGCTGCTCGTCGGCGACGGCCCCGACGGCGGCCGCCTCAGCACCCTCGCCGACGCCGTCGGCCGCAGCGTCGTCTTCGTCGGCGAGGTCCACGCCGAGGAATTGCCCGCCTACTACGCCGCCGGCGACGTCTTCGCCATGCCTTGCCGCACCTTGGCCCGCGGCCTCGACGTCGAGGGCCTCGGCCTGGTGTTCTTGGAGGCCGCCGCCGCCGGCCTCCCCGTCATCGCCGGCAACGCCGGCGGCGCACCCGAGACCGTCCGCGAGGGCATCACCGGCCACGCCGTCTCCCGCGGCGACCTGGCCTCGACCTTGTCCGACCTGCTGCTCAACCGGGATTTGGCAATGAAGATGGGCGCTGCCGGGCGCGAATGGATGGCGAGTTCGTGGCGTTGGGACGACCGCGCCACCAAGCTCTCCGCCCTCATCGACGGCCGTCGTCCCCCAACTCCCTGA
- a CDS encoding SRPBCC family protein has translation MADESTQSIVIDAEPARIMDVIADFAAYPEWANAMKTTEVLSTGADGRAEQVRFQLDQGVIKDEYTLEYKWAANSVSWHLVKGQMQKSQRGSYVLEPGGGGTKVTYTLSVELGIPMIGMLRRKAEKVVMDTALKELKRRVEGLS, from the coding sequence ATGGCCGACGAGTCCACCCAGTCCATCGTGATCGACGCCGAGCCGGCGCGGATCATGGATGTGATCGCGGATTTCGCCGCGTACCCGGAATGGGCCAACGCGATGAAGACCACCGAGGTGCTGTCCACCGGCGCCGACGGTCGCGCCGAGCAGGTGCGCTTCCAGCTGGACCAGGGCGTGATCAAGGACGAGTACACGCTCGAGTACAAGTGGGCGGCCAACTCGGTCAGCTGGCACCTGGTCAAGGGGCAGATGCAGAAGTCGCAGCGCGGCAGCTACGTGCTGGAGCCGGGCGGCGGCGGCACCAAGGTGACCTACACGCTGTCGGTCGAGCTGGGCATCCCCATGATCGGCATGCTGCGCCGCAAGGCCGAGAAGGTGGTCATGGACACCGCCCTCAAGGAGCTCAAGCGCCGCGTCGAGGGCCTGAGCTGA
- a CDS encoding AMP-dependent synthetase/ligase has protein sequence MREFSVPATAAVADDENLTDMVQANAERFATAIGLRRRVDGTWVDVTTRQFADEVSAVAKGLVAAGLQPGDRVGLMSKTRYEWTLLDFAIWAAGLVSVPIYETSSADQVEWILSDSAAKAAIVETTAHRAALDGVAGRLPQLGNVWQIDSDSGHDAVEELTAKGRDITDDQLRAARKGVRASDTATLIYTSGTTGRPKGCELTHNNLLSEVRGAMAAFPELMQPGHSVLLFLPLAHVLARVIALCSVYARVTLGHTPDVRNLVPDLASFRPDFVLAVPRVFEKVYNTAKQKAHSEGKGRIFDAAEQTAVAYSEALDKGSVGLGLKLKHAVFDRLVYSRLRAALGGRCDAAVSGGAPLGERLAHFFRGIGVPVLEGYGLTETSAAACVNVRAAFKVGTVGRPVAGTAVRIADDGEILIKGSIVFRGYWNNPEATGQALTDGWFHTGDIGQLDDEGFLRITGRKKEIIVTAGGKNVSPAVLEDRLRVHPLISQCMVVGDKQPFIGVLITIDPEFFPSWLANNHKPAGVTVASMIDDPQLNAEIQAAVDEANKAVSKAESIRKYRILPVDFTEAGGEMTPSLKLRRNVVAKTYAEDIALIYAK, from the coding sequence GTGCGCGAGTTCAGCGTTCCCGCCACCGCCGCGGTGGCCGACGACGAGAACCTCACCGACATGGTGCAGGCGAACGCCGAGCGCTTCGCCACGGCGATCGGGCTCCGGCGCCGGGTCGACGGCACCTGGGTGGACGTGACCACGCGGCAGTTCGCCGACGAGGTGTCCGCGGTGGCGAAAGGCCTGGTCGCGGCCGGCCTTCAGCCGGGAGACCGGGTCGGCCTGATGTCCAAGACCCGCTACGAGTGGACGCTGCTGGACTTCGCGATCTGGGCGGCCGGCCTGGTCTCGGTGCCGATCTACGAGACGTCCTCGGCCGATCAGGTGGAGTGGATTCTGTCCGATTCGGCCGCCAAGGCGGCCATCGTGGAGACCACGGCCCACCGCGCGGCGCTGGACGGCGTGGCCGGGCGGCTCCCCCAGCTGGGCAACGTCTGGCAGATCGACAGTGACTCAGGTCACGACGCGGTGGAGGAACTGACCGCGAAGGGCCGCGACATCACCGACGACCAGCTGCGTGCGGCCCGCAAGGGCGTGCGGGCGTCGGACACGGCCACCCTGATCTACACCTCGGGCACCACGGGCCGCCCCAAGGGCTGCGAGCTCACGCACAACAACCTGTTGTCCGAGGTCCGCGGCGCGATGGCGGCGTTCCCGGAGCTGATGCAGCCGGGTCACTCGGTGCTGCTGTTCCTGCCGCTGGCCCACGTGCTGGCCCGGGTGATCGCGCTGTGCTCGGTGTACGCCCGCGTCACGCTGGGCCACACCCCGGACGTCCGCAACCTGGTGCCGGACCTGGCCTCGTTCCGCCCGGACTTCGTGCTGGCCGTGCCGCGCGTGTTCGAGAAGGTCTACAACACCGCCAAGCAGAAGGCCCACTCCGAGGGCAAGGGCCGCATCTTCGACGCCGCCGAGCAGACCGCGGTGGCCTACAGCGAAGCCCTGGACAAGGGCAGCGTGGGCCTGGGTCTGAAGCTCAAGCACGCGGTGTTCGACCGGCTCGTCTACAGCCGCCTGCGGGCGGCGCTGGGCGGCCGCTGCGACGCGGCGGTGTCCGGTGGCGCGCCGCTGGGTGAGCGGCTGGCGCACTTCTTCCGCGGCATCGGCGTGCCGGTGCTGGAGGGCTACGGCCTGACCGAGACCAGCGCCGCGGCCTGCGTGAACGTGCGGGCGGCGTTCAAGGTCGGCACGGTCGGGCGGCCGGTCGCCGGCACCGCGGTGCGGATCGCCGACGACGGCGAGATCCTGATCAAGGGCTCGATCGTGTTCCGCGGCTACTGGAACAACCCGGAGGCCACCGGGCAGGCGCTGACCGACGGCTGGTTCCACACCGGCGACATCGGCCAGCTCGACGACGAGGGCTTCCTGCGGATCACCGGCCGCAAGAAGGAGATCATCGTCACGGCCGGCGGCAAGAACGTCTCGCCGGCGGTGCTGGAGGACCGGCTGCGGGTGCACCCGCTGATCAGCCAGTGCATGGTGGTCGGCGACAAGCAGCCGTTCATCGGCGTGCTGATCACCATCGACCCTGAGTTCTTCCCGTCCTGGCTGGCCAACAACCACAAGCCGGCCGGCGTCACGGTGGCCAGCATGATCGACGACCCGCAGCTCAACGCCGAGATCCAGGCCGCGGTCGACGAGGCCAACAAGGCGGTGTCCAAGGCCGAGTCGATCCGCAAGTACCGGATCCTGCCGGTGGACTTCACCGAGGCCGGCGGCGAGATGACGCCGAGCCTCAAGCTGCGGCGCAACGTGGTCGCCAAGACCTACGCCGAGGACATCGCGCTGATCTACGCGAAGTAG